The Georgenia faecalis genome includes a window with the following:
- a CDS encoding F0F1 ATP synthase subunit delta, translating to MRATSQTSVAAASERWEPVLRASGERARQFGEQLFAVADTLGESASLRRALGDPARDGEDKSRLVASLFGARVEPEVVDLLGGLVRSRWSSDEDLTEALEELGASSVLAAAQSRGELVQVEEEIFLVDRLLARERDLRLALSDMEVAPQRRLALAGTVLGARVLPETRLLVERIVLVRRESSLTSALRRVGQLAAARRSRLVATVTAAAPLSHAQEERLAEILRRAYGQAVQVNVGIDPAVMGGIRVEIGADVIDGTVLARLQDAQRRFAG from the coding sequence ATGCGCGCGACGAGCCAGACCTCGGTGGCCGCGGCGAGCGAGCGCTGGGAGCCCGTCCTGCGGGCGAGCGGGGAGCGTGCCCGGCAGTTCGGCGAGCAGCTCTTCGCCGTCGCGGACACCCTCGGCGAGTCCGCGTCGCTGCGTCGGGCGCTCGGCGACCCGGCGCGGGACGGCGAGGACAAGTCCCGGCTCGTCGCCTCGCTCTTCGGGGCCCGCGTGGAGCCCGAGGTCGTCGACCTCCTCGGCGGACTCGTCCGCTCGCGGTGGTCCTCCGACGAGGACCTCACCGAGGCCCTCGAGGAGCTCGGCGCCAGCTCCGTGCTGGCCGCCGCGCAGTCACGGGGCGAGCTCGTGCAGGTGGAGGAGGAGATCTTCCTCGTCGACCGGCTGCTCGCCCGCGAGCGTGACCTGCGGCTCGCGCTGTCCGACATGGAGGTCGCCCCCCAGCGGCGCCTCGCCCTCGCGGGGACCGTGCTCGGTGCACGGGTCCTGCCCGAGACCCGGCTCCTCGTGGAGCGGATCGTCCTGGTGCGGCGCGAGTCGTCCCTGACGAGCGCGCTGCGTCGGGTCGGGCAGCTGGCCGCCGCGCGTCGTTCGCGGCTCGTCGCGACGGTCACCGCCGCCGCCCCGCTCAGCCACGCCCAGGAGGAGCGGCTCGCCGAGATCCTCCGCCGGGCGTACGGCCAGGCGGTCCAGGTCAACGTGGGGATCGACCCCGCCGTCATGGGCGGGATCCGGGTGGAGATCGGCGCCGACGTCATCGACGGCACCGTGCTCGCCCGGCTGCAGGATGCTCAGCGCCGGTTCGCCGGCTGA
- a CDS encoding DUF2550 family protein produces the protein MGWLGVVLLALLLVVVLAGALLLWRARALGRRVGSFECARRIDGAWRSGIASYGAGRLDWHRLVSLSWHPAARWRRRDLVLVGWDQRVRPGGPSHVVEARFACADATFELAMRAEAFAGMTSWLEATPPSERGLVYSED, from the coding sequence ATGGGCTGGCTGGGTGTGGTCCTGCTCGCCCTGCTCCTCGTCGTGGTCCTCGCGGGCGCGCTGCTGCTGTGGCGCGCCCGCGCCCTCGGCCGGCGCGTGGGCTCGTTCGAGTGCGCCCGCCGGATCGACGGGGCATGGCGCTCGGGCATCGCGAGCTACGGCGCCGGCCGCCTGGACTGGCACCGGCTCGTCTCGCTCTCCTGGCACCCGGCGGCGCGCTGGCGCCGACGGGACCTCGTGCTGGTGGGCTGGGACCAGCGGGTGCGGCCCGGTGGGCCGAGCCACGTCGTCGAGGCGCGCTTCGCCTGCGCGGACGCGACGTTCGAGCTGGCCATGCGGGCCGAGGCGTTCGCCGGGATGACGAGCTGGCTGGAGGCGAC
- the atpD gene encoding F0F1 ATP synthase subunit beta produces MSTTATDIRAEHASTPGVGRIARVTGPTVDIEFPPDAIPPMYHALVATVDLSAQGEDEGTIEMTFEVAQHLGDNMIRAVALKPTDGLVRGMEVRDTGGPITVPVGDVTLGHVFNVTGEPLNLVEGERLEVTERWPIHRKPPAFDQLEPKTQMFETGIKVIDLLTPYVLGGKIGLFGGAGVGKTVLIQEMIHRVAQNHGGVSVFAGVGERTREGNDLIEEMGESGVLGKTALVFGQMDEPPGTRLRVALSGLTMAEYFRDVQKQDVLLFIDNIFRFTQAGSEVSTLLGRMPSAVGYQPNLADEMGVLQERITSTRGHSITSLQAIYVPADDYTDPAPATTFAHLDATTELSREIASRGLYPAVDPLTSTSRILDPRYVGEEHYAVATRVKSILQKNKELQDIIAILGIDELSEEDKVTVNRARRIQQFLSQNTYMAQKFTGVEGSTVPLSETVEAFKKIVEGDFDHIAEQAFFNIGGLEDLERNWARLQAEAR; encoded by the coding sequence ATGAGCACCACCGCAACGGACATCCGCGCCGAGCACGCCTCCACGCCCGGCGTGGGGCGCATCGCGCGCGTCACCGGCCCGACGGTCGACATCGAGTTCCCGCCCGACGCCATCCCGCCGATGTACCACGCGCTCGTCGCGACGGTGGACCTCAGCGCGCAGGGCGAGGACGAGGGCACGATCGAGATGACGTTCGAGGTCGCGCAGCACCTCGGCGACAACATGATCCGCGCCGTGGCGCTCAAGCCCACCGACGGCCTCGTGCGCGGGATGGAGGTGCGCGACACCGGCGGGCCGATCACCGTCCCCGTCGGCGACGTCACCCTGGGCCACGTCTTCAACGTCACCGGTGAGCCGCTCAACCTCGTCGAGGGTGAGCGCCTCGAGGTGACCGAGCGCTGGCCGATCCACCGCAAGCCCCCGGCCTTCGACCAGCTCGAGCCGAAGACCCAGATGTTCGAGACCGGCATCAAGGTCATCGACCTGCTCACCCCGTACGTCCTCGGCGGCAAGATCGGCCTGTTCGGCGGCGCCGGCGTGGGTAAGACGGTGCTCATCCAGGAGATGATCCACCGCGTCGCGCAGAACCACGGCGGCGTCTCCGTGTTCGCCGGCGTCGGCGAGCGCACGCGTGAGGGCAACGACCTCATCGAGGAGATGGGGGAGTCCGGTGTCCTCGGGAAGACCGCGCTGGTCTTCGGCCAGATGGACGAGCCGCCGGGCACGCGTCTGCGCGTGGCCCTGTCCGGCCTGACGATGGCGGAGTACTTCCGCGACGTCCAGAAGCAGGACGTGCTCCTCTTCATCGACAACATCTTCCGGTTCACGCAGGCCGGCTCGGAGGTCTCCACGCTGCTGGGCCGCATGCCCTCCGCGGTGGGCTACCAGCCCAACCTCGCGGACGAGATGGGCGTGCTCCAGGAGCGCATCACCTCCACCCGTGGGCACTCCATCACCTCGCTCCAGGCGATCTACGTGCCGGCCGACGACTACACCGACCCGGCCCCGGCGACGACCTTCGCGCACCTCGACGCGACCACGGAGCTCTCCCGCGAGATCGCCTCGCGCGGCCTCTACCCGGCCGTGGACCCGCTGACCTCGACGTCGCGCATCCTCGACCCCCGGTACGTGGGCGAGGAGCACTACGCGGTCGCCACGCGCGTGAAGTCGATCCTGCAGAAGAACAAGGAGCTGCAGGACATCATCGCCATCCTCGGCATCGACGAGCTGTCGGAGGAGGACAAGGTCACGGTCAACCGGGCCCGCCGGATCCAGCAGTTCCTGTCGCAGAACACCTACATGGCGCAGAAGTTCACCGGCGTCGAGGGCTCCACCGTGCCCCTGTCGGAGACCGTCGAGGCGTTCAAGAAGATCGTCGAGGGCGACTTCGACCACATCGCCGAGCAGGCCTTCTTCAACATCGGCGGCCTCGAGGACCTCGAGCGCAACTGGGCCCGCCTCCAGGCCGAAGCCCGCTGA
- the atpE gene encoding ATP synthase F0 subunit C: MEITGDIATIGYGLATLGPGIGLGLLVAKTQEAVARQPEVAGPLRINMFIGMALVEALGLIGLAAGFVF; encoded by the coding sequence ATGGAGATCACCGGAGACATCGCAACCATCGGCTACGGTCTCGCGACGCTCGGCCCCGGCATCGGCCTGGGTCTCCTCGTCGCCAAGACGCAGGAGGCGGTGGCGCGTCAGCCTGAGGTCGCCGGCCCGCTGCGCATCAACATGTTCATCGGTATGGCCCTCGTCGAGGCCCTCGGCCTCATCGGCCTGGCCGCCGGCTTCGTCTTCTGA
- a CDS encoding F0F1 ATP synthase subunit B, producing MTPAALVVAAEEGEYNILLPAIYDIVWSLLIFGVIAGVLVWKVVPALTRILDERAERIEGGLKQAETAQAEAAQARTQIDAEIVAARREAVAIRERAQEDGKQIVADAQGKAQAEADRILAGAQRQIAAERQQAEIALKADVGALATTLASRIVGESLADEARRSRVVDRFLDELDQQAAPAPTGVRVAPATEA from the coding sequence ATGACTCCCGCAGCCCTCGTCGTGGCGGCGGAGGAGGGGGAGTACAACATCCTCCTCCCCGCCATCTACGACATCGTCTGGTCCCTGCTGATCTTCGGGGTCATCGCGGGCGTGCTGGTCTGGAAGGTCGTCCCGGCTCTGACGAGGATCCTCGACGAGCGCGCCGAGCGCATCGAGGGCGGGCTCAAGCAGGCGGAGACCGCGCAGGCCGAGGCCGCGCAGGCGCGCACGCAGATCGACGCGGAGATCGTCGCCGCGCGGCGTGAGGCCGTCGCCATCCGCGAGCGGGCGCAGGAGGACGGCAAGCAGATCGTCGCCGACGCCCAGGGCAAGGCCCAGGCGGAGGCGGACCGCATCCTCGCGGGTGCCCAGCGTCAGATCGCGGCCGAGCGTCAGCAGGCCGAGATCGCCCTCAAGGCGGACGTCGGCGCGCTGGCGACGACGCTCGCCTCGCGGATCGTCGGCGAGTCCCTCGCCGACGAGGCGCGACGCTCGCGCGTCGTCGACCGTTTCCTCGACGAGCTCGACCAGCAGGCCGCCCCGGCGCCCACCGGCGTGCGGGTGGCCCCAGCGACGGAGGCGTGA
- a CDS encoding F0F1 ATP synthase subunit epsilon has translation MALTVHIVGPERTLWHGEASGVSVPAHDGDMGILSGHQPVLAVLRPGHVRITPTGGGAAEVVDVAGGFCSVDDDVVMVVVDNPDEPRAGDTEAAAGR, from the coding sequence GTGGCGCTGACCGTGCACATCGTGGGACCGGAGCGGACGCTGTGGCACGGGGAGGCGAGCGGCGTCAGCGTGCCCGCCCACGACGGTGACATGGGGATCCTCTCGGGCCACCAGCCCGTGCTCGCCGTGCTGCGGCCCGGCCACGTGCGCATCACGCCGACCGGTGGCGGTGCGGCGGAGGTCGTCGACGTCGCCGGGGGCTTCTGCTCCGTGGACGACGACGTCGTCATGGTGGTCGTCGACAACCCCGACGAGCCGCGCGCGGGGGACACCGAAGCCGCGGCCGGGCGCTGA
- the atpB gene encoding F0F1 ATP synthase subunit A: protein MARLGRARRTALTLGVVLFATLVLAATTRAAEEDSGFHAPSLADFFPAPILFEGTLFEFNRITLVRVIAALVLLALFLLAVRRPRLVPGRAQSVAEMGLEFVRNSIATEVLGKELGRRYTPLLFVMFFGILALNITGIIPFLNIAGTSVIGMPLVFAIVAFVAFVGAGIKAHGAWGYLKTTLFPPGVPWPIYIILAPIEFLSTFILRPATLTIRLLANMVSGHLLLVLCFSATHFLFLQTTGILSGMGALTLAAGFAFTLFEIFIAALQAYIFALLTAVYINLSVESH, encoded by the coding sequence GTGGCACGCCTGGGACGCGCCCGACGCACGGCTCTCACCCTGGGGGTAGTTCTGTTCGCCACGCTCGTCCTCGCCGCGACCACGCGCGCCGCTGAGGAGGACTCGGGGTTCCACGCGCCCTCGCTGGCGGACTTCTTCCCCGCCCCGATCCTCTTCGAAGGCACGCTCTTCGAGTTCAACCGGATCACGCTCGTGCGCGTCATCGCCGCGCTCGTCCTCCTCGCCCTGTTCCTGCTGGCGGTCCGCCGCCCGCGCCTCGTCCCGGGGCGCGCCCAGTCGGTCGCCGAGATGGGCCTGGAGTTCGTCCGCAACAGCATCGCCACCGAGGTCCTCGGCAAGGAGCTGGGCCGGCGCTACACGCCGCTGCTCTTCGTCATGTTCTTCGGCATCCTCGCCCTGAACATCACGGGCATCATCCCGTTCCTCAACATCGCGGGGACGTCCGTCATCGGCATGCCGCTGGTGTTCGCCATCGTGGCGTTCGTCGCCTTCGTCGGCGCCGGCATCAAGGCGCACGGCGCGTGGGGCTACCTCAAGACCACGCTGTTCCCGCCGGGCGTCCCGTGGCCGATCTACATCATCCTCGCGCCGATCGAGTTCCTCTCGACCTTCATCCTGCGGCCGGCGACGCTGACGATCCGGCTCCTGGCCAACATGGTCTCGGGGCACCTGCTCCTCGTCCTGTGCTTCTCGGCCACGCACTTCCTCTTCCTGCAGACCACGGGCATCCTCTCCGGCATGGGGGCGCTCACCCTCGCGGCGGGCTTCGCCTTCACGCTGTTCGAGATCTTCATCGCCGCGCTGCAGGCGTACATCTTCGCCCTCCTCACGGCCGTGTACATCAACCTCTCGGTCGAGAGCCACTGA
- a CDS encoding F0F1 ATP synthase subunit gamma, which translates to MGAQQRVYRQRIRSTQTLKKMFRAMELIAASRISGARDRAVKASPYALALTRAVSAVATHATTDHPLLRERTDTNRVAVLVLTADRGMAGAYTASVLRAAERLTERLAEEGKEVELYVVGRRGISYYTFRGRRIVASWAGESDKPSAGLAREIAETMLSAFEAPAGEGGVGELHIVFTKFVSMVTQEPFVRRMLPLEVVEGVTPPGAAPLPLYEFEPSADVVLDQLLPLYVRSRIHNALLQAAASELAARQSAMHTATENAEELIRTYTRQANSARQAEITQELTEIVSGADALAAS; encoded by the coding sequence GTGGGCGCGCAGCAGCGCGTCTACCGTCAGCGGATCCGCTCGACGCAGACGCTCAAGAAGATGTTCCGCGCGATGGAGCTCATCGCCGCCTCGCGGATCAGCGGGGCGCGCGACCGCGCCGTCAAGGCCAGCCCGTACGCCCTCGCGCTCACGCGGGCGGTGTCCGCCGTCGCCACCCACGCGACGACGGACCACCCGCTCCTGCGCGAGCGCACCGACACCAACCGGGTGGCGGTCCTCGTCCTCACCGCCGACCGCGGCATGGCCGGGGCCTACACGGCCTCGGTGCTGCGGGCGGCGGAGCGGCTCACCGAGCGGCTCGCCGAGGAGGGCAAGGAGGTCGAGCTCTACGTCGTCGGCCGCCGCGGCATCAGCTACTACACGTTCCGGGGACGCCGGATCGTCGCCAGCTGGGCCGGGGAGTCGGACAAGCCCAGCGCCGGGCTCGCGCGGGAGATCGCCGAGACGATGCTGAGCGCGTTCGAGGCGCCGGCGGGGGAGGGCGGCGTGGGCGAGCTCCACATCGTCTTCACCAAGTTCGTCTCCATGGTCACCCAGGAGCCGTTCGTGCGGCGGATGCTCCCGCTCGAGGTCGTCGAGGGTGTCACCCCTCCCGGCGCGGCGCCGCTTCCCCTGTACGAGTTCGAGCCGTCCGCGGACGTTGTGCTCGACCAGCTCCTCCCGCTGTACGTCCGCAGCCGCATCCACAACGCACTCCTCCAGGCCGCCGCGTCCGAGCTGGCCGCCCGGCAGAGCGCCATGCACACCGCCACCGAGAACGCCGAAGAGCTCATCCGCACGTACACGCGGCAGGCGAACTCGGCCCGCCAGGCGGAGATCACCCAGGAGCTCACCGAGATCGTCTCGGGAGCCGACGCGCTCGCCGCCAGCTGA
- the atpA gene encoding F0F1 ATP synthase subunit alpha: MAELTIRPEEIRAALDSFVDSYEPAEAVSEEVGRVSVAGDGIARVEGLPGAMANELLRFEDGTLGLALNLDVREIGVVVLGEFAGIEEGQAVHRTGEVLSVAVGDGYLGRVIDPVGNPIDGLGEIATEGRRALELQAPGVMARKSVHEPLQTGIKAIDSMIPIGRGQRQLIIGDRGTGKTAIAIDTILNQKANWDSGDPDKQVRCIYVAVGQKGSTIASVRAALENAGALEYTTIVAAPASDPAGFKYIAPYTGSAIGQHWMYQGKHVLIVFDDLSKQAEAYRAVSLLLRRPPGREAYPGDVFYLHSRLLERCAKLSDALGGGSMTGLPLIETKANDVSAYIPTNVISITDGQIFLQSDLFNADQRPAVDVGISVSRVGGAAQVKAMKSVSGTLKLDLAQYRAMESFSMFASDLDPTSRQQLTRGARLMELLKQPQYSPYPVEDQVVSIWAGTKGYLDDVEVSDVGRFETGLIEHLRRHTDVLPTIATTGKLDETTTEALRAAVEAFRADFLAGVGGTAGDDEGADANVEQEQIVRTRRG, from the coding sequence ATGGCTGAGCTGACGATCAGGCCCGAGGAGATCAGGGCTGCGCTGGACAGCTTCGTGGACTCCTACGAACCCGCCGAGGCGGTGAGCGAGGAGGTCGGGCGCGTCTCCGTCGCCGGTGACGGCATCGCCCGCGTCGAGGGACTCCCCGGCGCCATGGCCAACGAGCTGCTCCGCTTCGAGGACGGCACGCTGGGCCTCGCCCTCAACCTCGACGTCCGCGAGATCGGCGTCGTCGTCCTGGGCGAGTTCGCCGGGATCGAGGAGGGCCAGGCCGTCCACCGCACGGGCGAGGTCCTCTCCGTCGCCGTCGGTGACGGGTACCTCGGGCGCGTCATCGACCCCGTGGGCAACCCCATCGACGGCCTCGGCGAGATCGCCACCGAGGGTCGCCGCGCCCTCGAGCTCCAGGCGCCCGGCGTCATGGCGCGCAAGAGCGTCCACGAGCCGCTGCAGACCGGCATCAAGGCGATCGACTCGATGATCCCGATCGGGCGCGGCCAGCGTCAGCTCATCATCGGCGACCGCGGCACCGGCAAGACGGCCATCGCCATCGACACGATCCTCAACCAGAAGGCGAACTGGGACAGCGGCGACCCGGACAAGCAGGTCCGCTGCATCTACGTCGCCGTCGGCCAGAAGGGCTCGACGATCGCGTCGGTCCGTGCGGCGCTCGAGAACGCCGGGGCGCTGGAGTACACGACCATCGTCGCGGCCCCCGCGTCCGACCCGGCCGGCTTCAAGTACATCGCCCCCTACACCGGCTCGGCCATCGGCCAGCACTGGATGTACCAGGGCAAGCACGTCCTCATCGTCTTCGACGACCTGTCCAAGCAGGCCGAGGCCTACCGCGCCGTGTCGCTCCTCCTGCGCCGCCCGCCGGGCCGCGAGGCGTACCCCGGTGACGTGTTCTACCTGCACTCCCGCCTCCTCGAGCGCTGCGCGAAGCTCTCCGACGCGCTGGGTGGCGGCTCGATGACGGGGCTCCCGCTCATCGAGACGAAGGCGAACGACGTCTCGGCGTACATCCCGACGAACGTCATCTCCATCACCGACGGCCAGATCTTCCTCCAGTCGGACCTCTTCAACGCCGACCAGCGTCCCGCCGTCGACGTCGGCATCTCCGTCTCCCGAGTCGGCGGTGCGGCCCAGGTCAAGGCGATGAAGTCGGTCTCCGGCACGCTGAAGCTCGACCTCGCGCAGTACCGGGCGATGGAGTCGTTCTCCATGTTCGCCTCCGACCTCGACCCGACGTCGCGCCAGCAGCTCACCCGGGGTGCCCGCCTCATGGAGCTGCTCAAGCAGCCGCAGTACTCGCCGTACCCGGTCGAGGACCAGGTCGTCTCGATCTGGGCCGGCACGAAGGGCTACCTCGACGACGTCGAGGTCTCCGACGTCGGCCGGTTCGAGACGGGGCTCATCGAGCACCTGCGTCGCCACACGGACGTCCTCCCGACGATCGCGACCACGGGCAAGCTCGACGAGACGACGACGGAGGCCCTGCGCGCCGCCGTCGAGGCGTTCCGCGCCGACTTCCTGGCCGGGGTGGGCGGCACTGCCGGCGACGACGAGGGTGCAGACGCCAACGTCGAGCAGGAGCAGATCGTCCGGACCAGGCGGGGCTGA